Genomic segment of Rattus norvegicus strain BN/NHsdMcwi chromosome 7, GRCr8, whole genome shotgun sequence:
tctttctgacaagttggctcaTAGTGTAGATGGCTCTGCACCTTTAGATTCATGAAACCTcacataaaatttatatttcatccTTAtcttttgcatagttgagaaactGTATATTTTTGAACTTACAGTTTTGGAGTTCTTTTTCACAGCATTAAggactgtcctgaaggtcccagcagTTACCATTTCACAAAAACAGTAGCCACACCTTCATCTCCTGGACTCCTGTTGTCTGAtcatcatggagtcattaacattaGCAGAGAGGACATTTCAAAATGGATGAATgcaaaatatgtacattattatacaaagaaGCCTTATGCCCATGGCAACCATCAACAATCGTAGAGGCCCATGTCCCTGACCATGACCCCACGGCAGGAACCACATTATTCTGTCCTCACTAAAGCCATGCTGGACCCGACATTTAGAAAACTTGGACATTATGACTACCTAGTACTAACAAGCAAAAATATATCATGAAATCTTCCATTTCTTGTTGGACTGTGGGTATTTGTTGTTGTGGATAGTAGATGACTGgattttttgaggcagggggCAAAAAGTGTTCTCACAATAAATACCTAAACCACCATTATGGTTCATTCAACATTGAGAAGCTTGAGTTCCACCTAAGAAATACTTAAGATAAGTTGAGTACTACATAACATTTCCTGTAGCATGTTGGaataatcaaatatgattttctcAGTATGGTCTTACATTTATTTCCATCTGCAAATAAATCCCAGATAGTAATGCTTTCATGTATACTTGTGCATGATTACAAATTTTTGTCAACATGAAAGTATCATAAATAAGCAGATAGTGAAGCAAGGTCTAATATAGTCAAATTTAGTAAACCAATTTagttattcttttgtttttatgatgtggacctcacaATTTAGTTATTCTTAACAATTTTCTTATAAGTCATTAAATTTTCTCTGGATAGAGTTTACTTAGGAAGGCCTTCTTCATGGCATTCTTTAGCTCCTTGTTCCTGAGGCTGAAGATGATAGGACTAAGGAAAGGGGTGAGGACTGTATAGGTGATACCCATCAGAGTATCTCCTTCCAGAGACTTGGGACCCTTAGGCTTGAGGTAGATGACAGAGGCAAAGCCATAATGTACAACCACTACTGTGAGATGGGACGCACATGTGGAGAAAGCTTTGTGCCGACCCTCAGATGATGGTATCTTCAAGATGGTAGCCACAATGAAGGCAtaggagaggaggatgaggagaaagcaCCCCAGGAGGGCTGTGATGCACACCGTCTCCACACCCTTCGCTACCTCCAGCACATTCTCTCCACATGCCAACTTCAGTAGAGGTGGGACATGACAAGTAAAATGATGGATCTCATTGGGTCCACAGAATGTGAGGTTGAAAACGGCTGTTGTCACCACTGTCCCCATGACTGAGCCACCAACCCAGGACCAGGCAACCAAGCAGGCACAGCCACGGGGGCTCATGAGCACATTGTATCTCAGTGGGTGACAGatagccacatagcggtcatagccCATGACGGTGAGTAGAAAGGAGTGGGTGAAGCCAAATGTGAAGGAGAAGAACATCTGGCTGGCACAGGCCAGAAGGGCGATGGAGTGTAGTGCAGAGAGCAGGTCGGCCAACATGCGTGGGATGATGGCGAAGGTGTAGAAAATCTCAGAGATGGAGAGGGCGCACAGGAAGAggtacatgggtgtgtggagaCTGTGTTCACTCCAGATGGTGACCATGATGAGCAGGTTGCCTAGCAGTGTGACGAGGTACATGAGCAGGAACAGCAGGAAGAACATTAGTTGAAGATGAGGGAAGGTAGAAAAGCCAATGAGGATGAACTCTGACACAAAGGTGTAATTTCTCCCCAACGTGACAGCCATAACTGAAAGGGATGAAGGAATATCACTAAGATCATGGTGTGCTAatacttgagagagagagagagtgtgtgtgtgtgtgtgtgtgtgtgtgtgtgtgtgtggtatatctgCAAATGTTGCGGATGAGCTCCATTGCCTATTGCTCATGCAGGGTAGCCAGAAGAAGGCACAATGTATCCTCTATTAACATCTTTGAGTCAGAACCTTGCTCTGATCCTGGAGCTCAAGCTTT
This window contains:
- the Olr1090 gene encoding olfactory receptor Olr1090, whose product is MAVTLGRNYTFVSEFILIGFSTFPHLQLMFFLLFLLMYLVTLLGNLLIMVTIWSEHSLHTPMYLFLCALSISEIFYTFAIIPRMLADLLSALHSIALLACASQMFFSFTFGFTHSFLLTVMGYDRYVAICHPLRYNVLMSPRGCACLVAWSWVGGSVMGTVVTTAVFNLTFCGPNEIHHFTCHVPPLLKLACGENVLEVAKGVETVCITALLGCFLLILLSYAFIVATILKIPSSEGRHKAFSTCASHLTVVVVHYGFASVIYLKPKGPKSLEGDTLMGITYTVLTPFLSPIIFSLRNKELKNAMKKAFLSKLYPEKI